The window CAGAAACTTCTCTGAGAGGGTGTACGGTGGACAACATGAAGATATCGAGGTAGCTCCATCCTCTTAATGAGCAGCGGCCCGGACAGGAAGGAGAACACTCCTCCAAACAGAAACTTCTCTGAGAGGGTGTACGGTGGCCAACATGAAGATATCGAGGTAGCTCCATCCTCGTAATGAGCAGCGGCCCTGACAGGAAGGAGAACACTCCTCCAAACAGAAACTTCTCTGAGAGGGTGTACGGTGGCCAACATGAAGATATCGAGGTAGCTCCATCCTCGTAATGAGCAGCGGTCCTGACAGGAAGGAGAACACTCCTCTAAACAGAAACTTCTCTGAGAGGGTGTACGGTGGCCAACATGAAGATATCGAGGTAGCTCCATCCTCTTAATGAGCAGCGGCGCGGACAGGAAGGAGAACACTCCTCCAAACAGAAACTTCTCTGAGAGGGTGTACGGTGGCCAACATGAAGATATCGAGGTAGCTCCATCCTCTTAATGAGCAGCGGTCCTGACAGGAAGGAGAACACTCCTCTAAACAGAAACTTCTCTGAGAGGGTGTACGGTGGCCAACATGAAGATATCGAGGTAGCTCCATCCTCGTAATGAGCAGCGGCCCGGACAGGAAGGAGAACACTCCTCCATACAGAAACTTCTCTGAGAGGGTGTTTGAAGATGCAGAAGTAGCTTCATCGAATTTACAATAGAAGGTTCCTTATATATTTCCCACCATTGAGTATATCTCCCAAATCTTCCGTGAGTAACTTTTATATTTCTGCGTACGCATAATCCTACCATACACATCTTAGAAGCCGTTAGCGATAAATACTCCATTGTCTACGTATTATAAACGCCGTCACTcagtaaaacttttcatttttatttagtcACCAATTTCATCTAAGAATAATTGTAAGGaccattaatataaaatagaactCCTTAAAGTGTTCCAAGgtacattttatattcattaagtACATAAGGGTTCTTCTTCGCTCAAAGGATAAAAACATCCTTGGAATGAATCACTATTCGATCCTGTATTTAAAATCTGGCTCCATATCGAGGTTAACCCTGGATCGTTGATCGACCCAATTGCTGTCAATAAGGTAATTTGCTGAGAACAAAACTTTCAATTCGTGTTTTACCGATAAATAATACCATGGGTCTGGTTCGATTATTCCACCGATCGTTGACCCAACGACCCAaacatagtttagttttaaataagaggaATTCATGGTTCAATAACACCAATGATCGTTAGCCCATCGAACCTAcaccattaaattaaatatataagtttcgttgggccaacgatcctattttgtacaatttacagaaatgaaacaaatagggTAGTTTGGGCAACGagccagtggagtaatcgaagATCCATATCTTTATAAAGTACGAATTACATTTCTTCTAagagggtcgttgggccaaagatcagtggagtaatcgaaccgttCCCGATagcattatataattttctatttattttacaatgcatgcaaaataattataacaaatttacgtttttatcgctttatgaaataacaattaaaaactaataacacaaaCAGACAGGTGGTAAAATAAGCATTTCTGGCCCACGTTTATATTACATCTTTTTGTTTGACTTCACACCAAGAACGAATTCCCAAACTGTTCCAGAGTTCGTAAACAACCCGTATAGTAAATATTCAATAGCCTACTATTTTCCAAGGTCACGAATGCATTCAATTCCTAAACACGGTAGCGTTGCAGATTAaagttatttatcaaatattattattggcTAACTTACAGTATACATTCACAGGGTTatacaatgatataaaaattaaattaataataagtattttaaattgttatcttcaccatttatttattaggttttgggTTTATAGAATAATGAAGATAGttttcatttacaattattttatttacatgtccaTGCGGCCATAGTAAATAGTCTCTTACTTAAACATAAAGTTAGAATGTTTTCTGTATCTATCAACAGGcgttaatatttacattttaaatcaaacattttgtgattataaatgtaaaacgaATATCAGAGACCCTGCCGCTGGTTTATTATCACAAATGACTTAGTATCTAATAACAAAAAggtataaatcattattttaacattttaggtCTTCCATAAATTATGCAAGTATGGATACTTAGGACTCTTCCTCAGGTAACTAAAGTTATCCTTcgcctatataaataaataaaatagttgtatcCATGAAAATGTCAAagagaacagttttaaataatttggtttaattatttaagaactaAAAAACGAGCGTGAAAAACTGTGATTTTTGGtattttcgtattattttatatgtatttttatttaactttcacATTCCTTAATGATTAATCGTCGTcggtttttcatttaatttcataatccATCATGCTATATTGTCCATGtataatttattaggtttttgatttattaaactaaattaaaccacatttagtcaaatacaaaatatttaaatgattattccGAAAAAGCACTACCTTTATATACACTGACTCCTCCATATTTTTCATATGGAGACAGTGTTGTCGCTTTCTGAGAAGGCCGAGTAATGGGGCGAGATGCTGGCTTAGCTGTAGTTGGTTTGGAAGTTGACTTAGCTGTTGTAGTTTTTACCGTAGTTGTGTACGGCATTTTTGTAGTTGTTGTTGTAATAGGTCGTGTAGTAGTTTTAATACTAGGACTTGTTGAGTGAATTTCAGATCCAGTTGTGGAAGTTGAAGGTTTAGCTCTATCATCGACACTCTTGATGGAGGGACCACCTGTTTCAAATGAAGACGATGATCCGTTGTTTGAGCTACTTACTGTTTCCACATGATACAAACCGTGTGTATTATCCGAAACTGATTCTGATTCAACTGATTCACTCGATGCTGGTGTTTCCAAACCAGCAAATCCGTCAACATCACCGGTTTCTTCTTCTTTAATACTGGTTCCAATTGCGCTATCCACTGATTGAATATCTATTGGTTCCATCTTCTCAGAAGGTGAAGTCACTACTAGCACGGTAGACGAGCTACCAGACGTTGAAGATTCTGGTTCAGAAATCGGTGATTGTACTGAGAGAACGTTCGTTCCTGCTGATACAGATCTATTTGCACCACTTAATTCTACACCTTCAGTGGTAGAGCTACTTGTGGTTAATACATGTGACGAATCTAATTGCCCAGATTCTTTAGATTTAACTAAAGATGATGGCATTGAAGACGAGCAGCAGGTGTTGTCTGATATAGTAAATACTGGTTCCCCTGAAACTCCAGAAGGTTTTTCTTCCCCCGTAACAGTGCCACTTGCGCTTTCCACAGGTAACGATTCTCTTGAATCAGGCAATTTAGAGGTAGTAGTCGTTGTTGCCATAGTAGACGTGGTACTAGAATTTTCAGATAATGCTAAATCTGGTTCCATTGATCCATCAGATGAACCACTTCCCTTTCCTTTTCCAGAACCACCGTCTGCAACGACCGACAAAGATGCTCCTACACTTATAATTCCTTCTCCAACACCGGATTGTGCCCCTTCATTATTTGAGCTACTTTTCTTTCCGGAAGATGACGTGTCTGACGGTACAGAGACGGCTGAGGAGGTACTAGGTGTCTGCATTGTGGATGGGGTTTCAGCAACGACAGATGATTTAGATCCAGCTTGTAATCCACCTTCGTTTGATTTTCCTGCACAATCATCTGAAACAACCGACTCGGAAACTCCGACATTGATTAACCCGCCTTCAACAGTGGTTTGTGCTCCATCATTGCCTGAGGCAATTTGGGCTACGGGAGATGACGTGTCTGACGGTACAGAAAACATGTGATGATGTACTAGGTGTCTGCATTGTGGGTGGGGTTTCATCACCGACATCAGATATTTTAGAACCATCTTCAGATCCACCTTCCTTTGGTTTTCCTGAACTATCGCCTGATTCAACCGATACGGAAACTCCGACATTGATTAATCCACCTTCAACACTGGTTTGCGCTCCTTGGTTACTTGAGCCACTTTCGGTACTAGGAGCTGACGTATCCGACAGTACAGAGTCATCTGATGATGTACTAGGTGTCTGCATTGTGGATGGGGTTTTACCAACAACAGATGTTTTAGATCCATCTTCTGATCCCCCTTCTTTTGATTTTCCTGAAACATCGTCTGAAACAACCGATACAGAAACTCCGACATTGACTAATCCGCCTTCAACACTGGTTTGTGCTCCATCATTGCCTGAGCCAATTTGGGCTTCGCGAGATGACGTGTCTGACGGTACAGAGACATCTGATAATGTACTAGGTGTCTGCATTGTGGGTGGGGTTTCATCGACATCAGATGTTTTAGAACCATCTTCAGATCCACCTTCCTTTGGTTTTCCTGAACTATCGCCTGATTCAACCGATACGGAAACTCCGACATTGATTAATCCACCTTCAACACTGGTTTGCGCTCCTTGGTTACTTAAGCCACTTTCGGTACTAGGAGCTGACGTATCCGACAGTACAGAGTCATCTGATGATGTACTAGGTGTCTGCATTGTGGATGGGGTTTTACCAACAACAGATGTTTTAGATCCATCTTCTGATCCCCCTTCCTTTGGTTTTCCTGAACCATCGTCTGAATCAACCGATACAGAAACTCCGACATTAATTAACCCGCCTTCAGCACTAGTTTGCGCTCCTTGGTTACTTGAGCCACTTTCGGTACTAGGAGATAATTTATCCGACCGTACAGAGTCATCTGATGATTTACTAGGTGTCTGCATTGTGGATGGGGTTCACCAACATCTAATGTTTTAGAACCATCTTCTGATCCACCTTCCTTTGGTTTTCCTGAACCATCGTCTGAATCAACCGATACGGAAACTCCGACATTTATTAACCCGCCATCAACACTGGTTTGCGCTCCTTGGTTACTTGAGCCACTTTCGGTACTAGGAGATGACGTATCCGACAGTACAGAGTCATCTGATGATGTACTAGGTGTCTGCATTGTGGATGGGGTTCACCAACATCTGATGTTTTAGAACCATCTTCTGATCCACCTTCCTTTGGTTTTCCTGAACTATCGCCTGAATCAACCGATACGGAAACTCCGACATTGATTAATCCGCCTTCAACACTGGTTTGCGCTCCTTGGTTACTTAAGCCACTTTCGGTACTAGGAGATGACGTATCCGACAGTACAGAGTCATCTGATGATGTACTAGGTGTCTGCATTGTGGATGGGGTTTCACCGACATCAGATGTTTTCGATCCATCTTCTGATCCACCTTCTTTTGATTTTCCCGAACCATCATCTGAAACCACCGATACGGAAACTCCGACATTGACTAATCCGCCTTCAACACTGGTTTGAGCTCCATCATTGCCTGAACCACTTTGGCTTTCAGAAGATAACGTGTCTGGCGGTACAGAGAGCTCTGAGGATGTACTAGGTGTCTGCATTGTGGTTGGGATTGCACCTACATCAGATGTTTTAGAACCATCTTCTGATCCACCTTCCTTTGGTTTTCCTGAACTATCGCCTGATTCAACCGATACGGAAACTCCGACATTGATTAATCCACCTTCAACACTGGTTTGCGCTCCTTGGTTACTTGAGCCACTTTCGGTACTAGGAGATGACGTATCCGACAGTACAGAGCCATCTGATGATGTACTAGGTGTCTGCATTGTGGATGGGGGTTCACCAACATCTGATGTTTTAGAACCATCTTCTGATCCACCTTCCTTTGGTTTTCCTGAACCATCGTCTGAATCAACCGATACGGAAACTCCGACATTGACTAATCCGCCTTCAACACTGGTTTGAGCTCCATCATTGCCTGAACCACTTTGGCCTTCAGAAGATAACGTGTCTGGCGGTAGAGAGACGTCTGAGGATGTACTAGGTGTCTGCATTGTGGTTGGGATTGCACCTACATCAGATGTTTTAGAACCATCTTCTGATCCACCTTCCTTTGGTTTTCCTGAACTATCGCCTGATTCAACCGATACGGAAACTCCGACATTGATTAATCCACCTTCAACACTGGTTTGCGCTCCTTGGTTACTTGAGCCACTTTCGGTACATTGACAGTACAGTGCCATCCAGGTGTCTGCATTGTGGATGGGGTTCACCAACATCTGATGTTTTAGAACCATCTTCTGATCCACCTTCCTTTGGTTTTCCTGAACCATCGTCATCAACAGATACGGAAACTCCGACATTGACTAATCCGCCTTCAACACTGGTTTGAGCTCCATCATTGCCTGAACCACTTTGGCCTTCAGAAGATAACGTGTCTGGCGGTACAGAGACGTCTGAGGATGTACTAGGTGTCTGCATTGTGGTTGGGATTGCACCTACATCAGATGTTTTAGAACCATCTTCTGATCCACCTTCCTTTGGTTTTCCTGAACTATCGTCTGATTCAACCGATACGGAAACTCCGACATTGATTAATCCACCTTCAACACTGGTTTGCGCTCCTTGGTTACTTGAGCCACTTTCGGTACTAGGAGATGACGTATCCGACAGTACAGAGCCATCTGATGATGTACTAGGTGTCTGCATTGTGGATGGGGGTTCACCAACATCTGATGTTTTAGAACCATCTTCTGATCCACCTTCCTTTGGTTTTCCTGAACCATCGTCTGAATCAACCGATACGGAAACTCCGACATTGATTAACCCGCCTTTAACACTGGTTTGAGCTCCATCATTGCCTGAACCACCTTGGCCTTCAGAAGATAACGTGTCTGGCGGTAAAGAGACGTCTGAGGATGTACTAGGTGTCCTGCACTGTGGTTGGGATTGCACCTACATCAGATGTTTTAGAAACATCTTCTGACCCACCCTCCATGGGTTTTCCTGAATCATCGTCTGAATCAACCGATACGGAAACTCCGACATTGACTAATCCGCCTTCAACACTGGTTTGAGCTCCATCATTGCCTGAACCACTTTGGCCTTCAGAAGATAACGTGTCTGGCGGTACAGAGACGTCTGAGGATGTACTAGGTGTCTGCATTGTGGTTGGGATTGCACCTACATCAGATGTTTTAGAACCATCTTCTGATCCACCTTCCTTTGGTTTTCCTGAACTATCGCCTGATTCAACCGATACGGAAACTCCGACATTGATTAATCCACCTTCAACACTGGTTTGCGCTCCTTGGTTACTTGAGCCACTTTCGGTACTAGGAGATGACGTATCCGACAGTACAGAGCCATCTGATGATGTACTAGGTGTCTGCATTGTGGATGGGGGTTCACCAACATCTGATGTTTTAGAACCATCTTCTGATCCACCTTCCTTTGGTTTTCCTGAACCATCGTCTGAATCAACCGATACGGAAACTCCGACATTGATTAACCCGCCTTTAACACTGGTTTGAGCTCCATCATTGCCTGAACCACCTTGGCCTTCAGAAGATAACGTGTCTGGCGGTAAAGAGACGTCTGAGGATGTACTAGGTGTCTGCACTGTGGTTGGGATTGCACCTACATCAGATGTTTTAGAAACATCTTCTGACCCACCCTCCATGGGTTTTCCTGAATCATCGTCTGAATCAACCGATACGGAAACTCCGACATTGACTAATCCGCCTTCAACACTGGTTTGAGCTCCATCATTGCCTGAACCACTTTGGCCTTCAGAAGATAACGTGTCTGGCGGTACAGAGACGTCTGAGAATGTACTAGGTGTCTGCATTGTGGTTGGGATTGCACCTACATCAGATGTT of the Homalodisca vitripennis isolate AUS2020 chromosome X, UT_GWSS_2.1, whole genome shotgun sequence genome contains:
- the LOC124369689 gene encoding uncharacterized protein DDB_G0271670-like, which gives rise to MQTPSTSSAVSVPSDTSSSGKKSSSNNEGAQSGVGEGIISVGASLSVVADGGSGKGKGSGSSDGSMEPDLALSENSSTTSTMATTTTTSKLPDSRESLPVESASGTVTGEEKPSGVSGEPVFTISDNTCCSSSMPSSLVKSKESGQLDSSHVLTTSSSTTEGVELSGANRSVSAGTNVLSVQSPISEPESSTSGSSSTVLVVTSPSEKMEPIDIQSVDSAIGTSIKEEETGDVDGFAGLETPASSESVESESVSDNTHGLYHVETVSSSNNGSSSSFETGGPSIKSVDDRAKPSTSTTGSEIHSTSPSIKTTTRPITTTTTKMPYTTTVKTTTAKSTSKPTTAKPASRPITRPSQKATTLSPYEKYGGVSVYKGSAFSE
- the LOC124369690 gene encoding putative protein TPRXL codes for the protein MQTPSKSSDDSVRSDKLSPSTESGSSNQGAQTSAEGGLINVGVSVSVDSDDGSGKPKEGGSEDGSKTSVVGKTPSTMQTPSTSSDDSVLSDTSAPSTESGLSNQGAQTSVEGGLINVGVSVSVESGDSSGKPKEGGSEDGSKTSDVDETPPTMQTPSTLSDVSVPSDTSSREAQIGSGNDGAQTSVEGGLVNVGVSVSVVSDDVSGKSKEGGSEDGSKTSVVGKTPSTMQTPSTSSDDSVLSDTSAPSTESGSSNQGAQTSVEGGLINVGVSVSVESGDSSGKPKEGGSEDGSKISDVGDETPPTMQTPSTSSHVFCTVRHVISRSPNCLRQ
- the LOC124369691 gene encoding cell wall protein IFF6-like — protein: MQTPSTFSDVSVPPDTLSSEGQSGSGNDGAQTSVEGGLVNVGVSVSVDSDDDSGKPMEGGSEDVSKTSDVGAIPTTVQTPSTSSDVSLPPDTLSSEGQGGSGNDGAQTSVKGGLINVGVSVSVDSDDGSGKPKEGGSEDGSKTSDVGEPPSTMQTPSTSSDGSVLSDTSSPSTESGSSNQGAQTSVEGGLINVGVSVSVESGDSSGKPKEGGSEDGSKTSDVGAIPTTMQTPSTSSDVSVPPDTLSSEGQSGSGNDGAQTSVEGGLVNVGVSVSVDSDDDSGKPMEGGSEDVSKTSDVGAIPTTVQDT